CAGGTGGAACGAGACGTTCGTCTATCACGGGATCAGAAGGTCGGAGTTGAGGCAAAGGGCGCTGGAGATCACCGTCTGGGATTACGGGGAGTACGATACGAACGATTTCCTCGGCGAGGTTGTCCTGGAGCTGGCTACGACCTGCCTCGACGACGAGCCCGAATGGCACCAGCTGACAGGCCACGGGGAATACCATCACATTGGGTATGTGGAATCATCTACGGTAGACACTTAGGATGTTTCACTATTTCATGCCTCCTGAGATGAGACGCAATCGCTAAAACGCATTCGTTCGCTTGTTGCAATGAGAGACTAGGAGTGATTCCTTAGAGATTGGTGACTGACGAATACTCATTGCGCTTCTTAGTCGCTGAATGCAAACAACGAGTACCCGagtcttctagtgcttctgagaaAGGCTAGGGCTGCTGTAGGCGCGCAGCCACCCTTGTTTTCTTGTTGTTGTCCCGAGTGCTTAGGCTCGGGGAGAAGGAATCCGTCGACGGTCACGTGCGTTAGCCTAACCAACGATACGGGCGTAGACACGGGGCGCGTAGTGGCGGTTGTTCGCGTGTAAATAGCAAAACGAAAGCAAAAATAAGGGGGAAACGAAAGAATCCGTACTGTGATATCCGATTGGCGTacgcgtacacgcgcgcgcacacgcacaTTATATGTACATACGTAGGTAAGCGCGTATCGCGTCGATCAGCGAATCCGTTCGGCTGATTCTTTTTCACCTAGCGCTAGCGAGAAGAGCGTAGCGTGAGATCTAAATTTCGCGTTGCACAGATACTATCAGGAGCCCGATGACATGGTGATAACACCGGTGGACTGCCATCTCAGTCCACCGCCGACGACGTCGCGGCTGAGCGACTCTGACACTTCCGAATGCGATATCACGGACTGCGACGTCTCCAGGGAGCAAAGGAGAACAGCTGACGGTGCCAGTATAAGcagtatcggcagttcctccaGGTAAGAGCCATCCATCGAAAATCTCTCTACGGTCGCGCGTACCCGTGAGCTCCGCTCTCCCGCACCGGCGACACGACGCAACCCCTCCGCGCGCTCGATACGGTATTACGATCCCTATTGAAACCGGAAGGGGAGAGAAGAGCCGTGCTAGTTTCACGGCCGCAAAAACCGGCGGCCATGTTCCGATCGAGCGGAAACCGAGCCAGGAAACGTCGAGCCGGTGACGAGAAACGTTTAAACGAACGACAATACCCCGGAGGCTCGAGCCGTCGCTTACCAATCGCCGACGGACACGTCGTGGGACCGGAAACCGCGGATCCACATGGACCTCGTATATCGTAAGACGCAGACGGACACGTTTGGGACCGCCTCGTCTAACACGTTTCACTTTCTCCGAGGAGAGGGCTCGTTTAGTCGCATCTAcgcgtatatgtatatacatatatatacgtagAGACACCGCTACCACGTTTGCATGTAGATTATACGTAGAACACGCTTACGTATGGCTCTCTGTCGAGCGTTTCGTTCCGAAGTCAGAACGGACGGAAGTCGTCTTTTTAGCGGGGATTGTTTTCAGCGAGTGAAGACGACGGTGCTCGTCGCGAACCATGGAGAATGGGATGCGCAGGCAGGAACAGGACGACGACAGGATAAAGACGTGGGGGTGGTTTCGGAGCTCGTGCTCGATAGCGTGTCTCGCGTGTCCGACGCGAGCCGAGGAGGACACCCGCGAGATTAACGCGCGGCGGTGGCCCCGCGAATCGATCCAGGCGGGGGCCGTCCCACCGATGGGCGGCGGATAATTTGTCGGCGAGAGAGGAGCGGTCTGGAGCTGTGTCGTGCAAGGTTCCGCGCCGCTGAACCGGTGCATTTCGTCAGGAATTAATGGTACTTAACGGGAGCGGCGTGCTCGTGTCCTTGGCCAACGGGAATCGCGTAACTAATCTGCCTTAAGATCCCGTTTACAGGTCTCGTAACCGGCGCCGTAACTGTCCTCGTAATGGTTACTCCCTCGGTGGCGTGCGACGCGCACTTAATCGTCAATAACACGAGCCGGTGTCGTTGCTCGAGATTAGCCGGCCGTTCGAGCGTTCCGCGTCATGCGTCTTTTACCGCATCGTTGCGCTTCTTCCGGTCCCTCCAGGAGGGAACGTTCCTCGATTGCTCCAAAGTGCACACCGTAAAGTCATCGAATAAACTAATACGATACACGTGTCAACGGCAGACGTATTGAAATCAATCAGCAGCGTACGTCTCGCGTACTCCTGTCTTCTTCTGCTTCTCAGCCGCTCGCGAGTTACGCGTCGTGGTCGACTTCAGCCAGGTGGAAGCTTCGCAGTTGACGATCTCAAGAAAAATGATTACGGGGCGGAGTGTTTTTTTCGGTAACTCGCGTGAAACGGCGTCCTCGTGACGTAAAGCCGTCGATCACGACTGTCGAAAGATAGACGGAGACAATGCCAGGTGGCGGCGAGGGGGTGTGAATACGGGCGCAAGGAGGGAGTGGGTGGCGGGAACGGGACAGAGaattagagaaagagagacagagagaggagagaggccGAGAGCCAAGTTATAAAACTGGGCAACAAGCCAATTGACATGCCAGTTGGCCTGCAACCACCGCTGGCTGCGGAAGCCAGCCTCTAAGCCTCGTATCCATATTAATATTCCAACGATGACGTCCGATCGTTATTTGTGAGTGCAAAGTGCTTACCCATCGGGCCTTTCGATCCTTTATTTTTCTCGGCGAAAAACAAGGCGGGAAAAATAGGGGGGGATGCTTGTTGGCCGGTGAAAATAGACGGAACGAAGATACGGACTACGGCAAAGTGACGGGGGGTTGAACGAAAGGGGTGGAACGGAAAAACAAAGAGGAAACGAATCGAAGCCTACGGCTACGGACAGTGGTAACCGCGGCGAACGGCATGTCTAAACAAATGCACTTTGAACGAGTCGTTTAATAAAGTTTTTTGCCGTTTGCGCAGAGGGTCGCAATTCGTGCAATTTCCTCGAATTTCGTGGCCACCGGCGACTTTCGAATTCAGTGGATCGCGAGGGTAATCGGTCGTGGCCTGTGACGAGTTAATCGGTTGTCTTTTTAATCCTCGAGGATCGCAGGTTCTTACGGTCGCAAATAGTGTATATACCAGTCAaccatttctctctctctctccctcttcctctttctctctaacAACGAATGTCTGAAACAAGGTGCACGGTAAAAGTATGTGTGTTGTACGaaggaagaggaaaagaaaatgATGGAGTGTGCTCAGTGCGCGGGTAATTATAGAATCGTTGGTGCAGTTTGGATTGCTCGGTGGCCTTAATTCGAAGGCCGCTCAAAGAACTCCGGAAGATTGAAGATTCACGAGGTTACCACTTGGCCGTGCCGATGGAATGTCGAAGACGGGTGGAATCCGTTTCGCCTCGAGACCCGCCACTTTGTCCCGCCGCCTGTCTGTCTCTCGGTTACCATTTCCAGCTCTAATTGGTCGGACCTTTGTAAATTTATTCCGCGGATGACGCTCGGAATGCCGCGTCCCTCGAGAGCGTTCTCGATCGTCCGCGTCTGTACCCGCCGGGCGGACAGTAATGCGATCGCCGTACGGAAAGCACGATCCGCACCACCtcggctcgctcgctcgctcgctcgctcgctttcGTTTTGTAATCAATCCCCTTATCTGTCTGGAACCCTCTCCCACGATTCGAGAGTGCTCGAATAATAATAGCGGGGAAGTTTCCCGGGGACTCGTTGAAAATTGCACGGCACAGCGTCGGAATCCTGGTTAGGGAAGTTGTCTTCGTAGCAGTTCTCGGCTCGCGAAACTTTCAGACTGTTCAATTTTTCATCGCGCAGACGGGGATCGGTTTCCGCGACGCCTCGAGGTCGGCCAGGAATCTGTAGAAACGAATCGGAACGGCGCGTGCTTCATTAATCCAGACTGGCCTTAATCTCGATGCGTCGCTgaccaatttttttttttttttctttccgtgATCGTCACGCTCCAGTTCGGTCGACGGTGAAAGCGATCGCGTGCGCGGAAAACGCGCCGCGGGACGAATAATTGAAACATCCGGGCGACACCGGGGTGAATCGGTCGGCGCGCGGTGTGCAGATATTTAATAACCTTCAATATCGCCTAACAGGATTGTCCGAAAGGGTTTCACCGGTGGTTACATTAATAAATCCACCGAGTCGGCGGCCGCGACGTGTCGCACGATCAGATTACTCTCTCTTCTTTCACCGCTACGTTCTTTCAGCCCCTTATCGAGGGCACGTGTATCTTCTCCAACTTTCGCGCTGCCTCTCGCGAATCAAAGACACACCCACGCGGGGCGAAGCTTGTTTCTCGCCCTTTAAAAACGCGATCGACGATCCCAGCTCTGTTGATCGGAAGTAACGATAGATTGATAACTCCTCGCGGCTGGCGATAGCCAGCCCATTTGGTCGATTGATTTCCCTTGTTATTTACCTTTGTTCTGTTCTTTGCTTTTTAGGTTTCATAATATGCCGTCGAATTATAAGCGGTACGGCATTACAAGTTATTActtcttctctctctcacacatgAATCACGCAGATCACGCAACGTTCTCTTGCATCCTCACCGTTACGTCGACCAGCGTACCCCTTCGCGTAGATCGGCTCCTCTCGCAGGGTGTAACCGAGCGTAGGCACCTGTTCTTGCATAGAGAGTACGAAGGGGCGCATTTCGACGCGATCCCCCGAGCGATTGCGAAAACACGGAAATAGTAATAGCGAGAAGAATGAGCCGTGTCAAAGAGGCTAGAGCGCGTATCGCCAGACGTATTCCCACCTTTCCTCGAACACGGCGACGATTAACGACTTGCTTGAGTTTCGCGTCATTATCGACGAGAAACGACGCGAACGAACACCCACGATGCAAAATCATAGGAACGCGTCACCGTGCATCGACAACAGGAGGGTTGAAGAGATCGTTCCACGGCTCTGATTCGTCTCAGCGTCGTGATCAGACGAGTTTAATCCTTGGCCAGGTCGTCTCGTTATCGTCGACTAACCTTGTactaaaataatattcatcccaGGGCCTCTCTATCTATCCGGTGGAAATTCACGTGGGAATACGGTGGGGCTCGTTAAAACTACCGTAACCAATGACGCGTCTTCCAGACGTATTCGAGTTGCTCCCTTGCGTGTCGAGCTTCCATATAAAGCGACCGCAACGGCTTCGACTTTCCGTATTAGTCGCGGAGTCCGTACCGGAGACTGCCTCTCCCGGCGCACCCTCTTCGCGTTCCTCTGCTCGCACGTGGACCGTGCGGATCAGAAGAACGAGAGAATCGCACAGACCTCTCGAGCCGTTATTTCGCCCGCGTAGGAACCGTTTACGGTTCGTTTCTCGTCGAACGCCATCGCGTTTTCGCgatgagagagaaaaaaaaaaaaaaaaaaacaaaagactAGACTGCGAACGATGATAAAGTAAACGTAGAAAGAGTCGAGGCGAGCGCAAGGACCGATAGTTTGGCGCTGAGATTCAGTAGGTCACCGATCATGTAGGCACACGTAGGCGTCATCATATGTCATCGCTTCTTGCATCTCCCACGTTTTACGAGACTTTAGATTGCGCGAGGACATGGCTTTTAGTTACTTGCTTAGTGCAATACGCGATGCATCGGCCGGGGTGGCTCCGTTCCCTTCCTCCGCCCCTCTCGCTCCTTCCGTTCTACCCGTTCCCTCGCCTCCCACGAAAGCTTTCTAACCGTGGAAATTTGTTGGGCAACGTCCAGTTCAACGGGGACGTACCGCGACGCTTATTGGCGGCGCCCGTTGCCaggaaccggaacgatgactgTCAGTACCATCGTAACTCGTGGCGATTCGCGCGCGATCAATCTCCCGGACACGGTTCTGTATACGCATTTGGCTCCGCTGATCGGCCGCGGGACCATTGTTTACAGCAGCCAAGCCAGCCTTTCTTTAGCGAACAGCTTCTTGGCAACGGATACCGTGCGGTCCTTCCATACGCGGAGGACACCGCGGAGGAGACGGTTCGACCGCTGTCCGGCTTCGTTGGCAAGTAACTCGCGAGAGAGAACTACCCCGCGCGTGGATCGCGACGACATGCAGTGGCACGTTGCAGCAGATCGACCGATTCGCGAGCTGCTCCGCGTCCATGGGACGAGGTAACTCGCATTAGCATCTTGGATAGTGATTCGTTCCGGTGTTACGTTCGCGGTGAATTCGGTGAAGCAAGCATTTGACGCGTCGTCCGATCGATCGATTCTAATGCGAACGTTAAAAATGGGAGGGTGGGTGCGATCGTAGTAGCAACGAGAGGGAACAGTTGGTCTCTCGCGCTGTGTCCATCGTTTCTCGCGGCACCGGTGGTCGCGTAAATATTTGAGAAGGACGAGATTCGCCTAGCGGTCTTCCCCTTGGGAAACTTTGACTATCGATCACCGGATGGATCGCTTTTATCCCGGATCCGGAGACACACCATCTTCCGTCCGTTATTGTTTCTGCCACGTAGTAGAGTGTACTCGCATCCTGTGTTTTGGTTTGTCCGCTTAAACCGACGTTACGTTCGTTGTGTCTGACCGTCGGAAGTTACCGCCAGAAGCCACACGCGCAGCGTAGATAATGCATATTTGATACACGTACACGTATACGCGTGCAGGCGTATAGGTGTATGTAGAGCAACGCCAATGAGAACCAGCCTGGCCGCATGCACTCTGTAATCTAGCGCGAGATCACAGCACTCGCCTTTACCCCTCCGCCTATAAATAAAGTACCTATGCAAGCGTGACACGACGATCACTAATTGGCGAAAAAAATGAACGCATGCCGGAGCAGCCACTATTCCAGCCCCCCGCCGGAAAGGGAGCTGTGCGTCGACGGGGAGCATCGAAGTCGAAGGGACATGTCGCCGCAGGGGCGTAAACGGGCCGCCCTCATGATACGGGATCAGCCGGCGTCTATTTCTGGTTACCAGACCTATCGCAAGGTGAGTAGCTGCGTCATTTTCACCGGTTTCCATCCTACGCCCACGGTAGGCGTGTTTTCTTTCCGTGAATTTAACGATCGTTCGGCCATAGATTTCACCTCTGTCGGAGCGTCTTCCGTCGAGCACACCGGCAGAGGCGCGTACGTGTTCAAGTCGAATCGACTCCACCGTCTATTCTCGTACGACTATTCGGACGCGTTCGCGTGCATGGATCATCGATTAGTTTTTACGCCACATCGCGCGGCGTTAGTTTCAAAATCCTCTCTAATCCCCAGGACGATATTCACGGGATGATGGGCCACAGATCGCACAGCGCAGCGCCCATGGACTCGCCTAGCCTCCGGTACCGTGGACGGTCTCAAAGCCCCACCGGTCATCGCTCTCTGTCTCCGCCCGAACACAGATCCATGCCCTACTCGCACGGCTACGTTCCACCCAGGTACCAACTACTTAACGATTATCATCGAACGACGAGCCTACGCGCGGCTAACGGAACCACGAGAATTTCCATGGAACGCGATCGTTCGCTTGCGTTACAGGTTCAGCTCGAGATCGGCCACAGCCACGCCCACCGGTAGTCCCAAGAAGAGACAGCTACCTCTGATCCCGATGGCTCTCAAGGAAAGGGCCGTGCAGGACCTCGAGGAGCGAGCTAGATTCATGAGACACCGCACTAGGCAGGTGCACTCCACGTACACGAGTTCCGGCATGGGAGGTGggtttaatttctatttttacgTACCGGCTGGATTGTTAATTCGAAACTTTTGGAATGCGCGATATGAGAGCGGGTGATGAAAGTTCGCGAGGGAATCCGCGCGACCTAATTGACCCTGTTCCCGACATTTTCGACGGAACTTTGCAATGGGATATTATTAAAGGGCGGATATAACATTTCGTATCGCGGGACATATAAAATTGGCCACGATTTAGGGAACGATATTGCGAGGAGTACACCGTTCTGCTCTGCGAATCTTTGAAGTGGCGTCTCTTCGCGGTGATGAAAGAGACGTACCTCGAGAGACGATGCACCTTCAAAGGAGGCGATTTCCATTTTTCAGGTTGGGAAAGACACTACAGCGGGCTGTCGGACTCGGATCTGCCCTCGATAGATCAGGATCCGTTATCTTTGCCGCACACTTACCGAATGCACAGACCGCGAAGGGGACACTTGAGTCCCGACAAAGACGTACTTGGAGATCTCGGTGACTCCGATATGGAGAGTATAGCCTCCGTGACGAGCAGTGCCTTCAGTACGCAATCGGAACGACCACGTGCCTCCAGGGGACTAATGTGAGTATAGTTCGATGCCATTCTTTACTCTTAACTATTCGAGTCGATGACCTTGCATTTCAAAGTCAGTGTACAAAGCAAAACGAGTTCCATAGAGAAGAAAGTATCCCTTTAGAGGAGACAGCCATCCATTGTACCATTTTTTACGTGACACTCGGGCGAATCGTGTCCTCCACCCGTGCGCCTCTACGTCCCAACGTTTCTGTTCTCCGTTTCCCACCGATTTTCTACTCATTTCATAGTTCATCCACGCAACTCTAGCTTGAGCCTCCACTCTCGTTGCCAAGTAAAAAAATTGTCGTTACGCTCGTCGATGGACCATGTACACCGCGCGCAGAATGGAACATTTGATGGCTTACCTTCTCATCGACGATAATCCCTGAATTAAATGGACATTGCCGAATGAAATGACACCCCGTAGCTGCACTGTCTCATCTCCCCCCCGCCTGCTTGTTAGGTCCCCCAAAAACATACATCCTCCCGCGCTCTCTTTCGaggaactctctctctctctctctctctacctacGTTCTAGTTGGCTAGACTGCACCTCCTATGCACCGTGTCAATGTCCATTTAATATTGTCCCATTCTAATAAAGCAGGGATTAGTGCGTGGCGTTGGTCGAACGGCTAGGTCTACCTACGTTTAAACACGTCACAAATTACATATATGTACGTTGTGTGTGTATAAATCACGAAGAGACTAATCAATCGTCGCACGTCCAACCtgcatttatatatgtatatatatttgttCGGCGAGTGACAAATGcaacaaaattctctctctgtaCCGTTTCTAATCTCTCGTTacaaaaaaaaatgcaaatgaatAAGAAACGTgaacgaaagaaagaaaaaaactcAGAAACGAAACCGGCCAAAAACCATGTATAAAGTATACCGAGAATACGAGACGTAGAAGAAATAGAAGGAAGAAGAGAAATAAAcgcgttcgatcgatcgcgaacgtgcGAGTAGAGTCTTTGTTTGTTCTTTGATAAATGTctaatgaaaagaaaaaaaaaataaatatgaaGAATGGGCTAAAAAGAAATCGTTAATCTAACCGCAGATGCGCTAAAACTCTATATGAAAAACATTGTTTGCAGACCGACAGTTAAAAACGTTTTAATACCCGGTGTCATATCCCCTATGCCCCTGCCCCCTAGGCGCAATAGGCGCAGGCACAGACTTAGGGTACCCTGCAGCGAATGTCACTGTCCGAACAACAATCCCACCAAGCCCAGGAGCAACAACCCCAGCAAGCACAATCCCACCCCGCATCCCCTCGTACGGAGCAAGTCCGCAGTGGTGCGCTCGTTGTACAGAAAGATGCGTACGCCGTTCACGAGGTCGCAGACCGTCGACGAGAACATGCTGAGATATTACAGCCCGGAGACCAGCGAGTACAGCGTCTCCGAGGGGTACATACTCAAGCCAGAGGAGCTAACCGGTAGCTCCAAGAAACGTATACCGGAGATATACGTCGAGGATTGCCTTCAGGTCGACTTCAACGATCGTCTCATCGAGAAGTTTCGCGACAGGTACACATCGCCCTACATGCTGGACCCGTTAACGCGTAGACGGTCCCGTAGCTGGCAGGACCGTGCCGGCAGAACCGCGAAATCTAGACACCACTTGTTCTCGAGAGGCCTGCACGACGTTACGGACGATCACGGGATCATTAGGAACCTAGACGTTAGCTTGCGACCGCGTAGATCTTTTTTATACACGAAGGCTAGGAGCTTCGACTACGACGTGCTGCACGACCACTACGCCGACCGTTTCGGTATCGGAGTACGCGCGGGCACGCTCTCCCGTAGAGCAAAGAGTTTCGAGTACGATACCATATCCAGCAACATATTCAGCGACGACAGCCTGAGAACGGCTCGTAGAAAGCTGAAGAAGAACATGGCCATCAACGACGCCGGCTACGGCGACAAGATACCGGCGTTGGGCGATCAGAGTAAATCGTACTTCGACTCGAACGGCGACGACAAGGTGCCCAAGATTCTGCTCGACCGTGAGAAGAATTACGACTACATGATCAAGCAGGATCACAAGCCGTTCTACGGGTACGATTCCGAGTTCAGCTGCGGCGAAACCGAGATCTATATGCCGCGTTTCGATAAACGGAACATCGATACGTTGGACCTAGCGAGCAAGGGTTACCACTCGTACGAGCTGTCCGAGGAGAATTCCTTCAGCAGCGACGATCAGGTCGGCCTGCGGAACGTCCTTGGCCGCGAGGACCCCACGAAACGGAAGTACAGGGACTCGACGTTTCAGGAGCACGACTCTCTGTTCGCCAGAGACATATCGGAGAAACGAACGAAGAACCTCGACAGCGATATCTGCGAGGCGACTAACGAGCACATTTACTGCAGCATCGACGAGGCGCTGTCCGCGGAGGCTTACGCCCGGGACAGAGGCGCCGTGTCCGATTTAGAGCAGTACGACAATCAAAGGATAGCGGGTCGTTCGCGCAGGCGAACGAAGAGCAGCGACTCCTACTTGGAGAACGGCTACGACGACGGTTACGACTGGAACGTCGAGTACGACGAGGGGTTCGTCGACAGAGGAAGAATGGACGATTACGATGAACGGGTGTACGACTACGAGGATCGAAACGTTCCAAGAGCCGACGCGAGGATGTACGAGGATTATTACGACAGAAGGGAGAGCGCCGGTCGGAGTGGCAGACGGAAGAAAAGATCGTCGCAGTACGTCGAGAGCGAGTACATATCCGACGGTTACCGCGATTATCGTTCCGCGGAGGAGTACGATTACCAAACGCACAGTGGTCCAGAGTGTGGTCGAGCGGACGTGTACCTGGACAACACGATACCACGAAGGAGACGAAGGAGAAGCAGCAGGAGGGGCAGCAGGGACGTCGGTACGGCCGTCTACGAGAACCTGCCACCGTACCGCGACACCCTCACGTCCGTCAGGAACACCCTCACCGTTCCAACGTTCTCCGAAAGCAAACGATTGATGCTGCATCGAGCAGAGTCGACGCCGATTCTACGCTCCGACGAGGAGCTGAGCTCCTCGGATAGAGCGGAACGGGCTAAACGGCTGTCGCGCCGGAAACGGAACAGCAGCTGCCCCGAGGCGAGGGAGCTCCGTTACTATGACCCGACGCGAAGAAAAGACGAAGAGAGAAGTACGAACTTCATACTTGACTCGGACGAGGATTTCGGCTCGATGGAGACGGTCGTGTGCGCGGACTGCTTTCGTCAGAAGAACGCGGCGATGGTTAGCGAGGGTAGCAGTAGACCCGTTTACTACGGGACCGAGCAGATTCGCGAGGGTTACGCGGAGCCAAGGTACGAGTACGAGGACGCGCAGGCACGTGATTATCCGGAACCATGCGAACTGGTTAGGTCGGGATCGTTACGTTCGTCGCAGGCGTATCGCGGTAGGCGTAAGAGTAGCTGTCCCGAGTGTCGCGAGTTAGCGATGTCCTCCGAGTTAGGTAGGTCCGGGTCGTTCTCGCGTAAGAGCGACGAGAGGAGGCCGTCGTTAGAGTCGAAGTATAGGTACCGTAGGCGAAACAGCAGTTGCCCGGAGGCTAGGGACCTCGAGCTGCTCGAGAAGAGGCAGCAGCAGCAACGCCAGCAACAAGCCCAGCAGCACCCGagtcaacaacagcagcagggtAGTAAGAGGAACGTAGCGATCAGCGACACCCTCGAGTACTACGAGTACTCGATGGAGAGCGAGAGCCAGTGCAGCGAGAACTGCGGATTTGGCCCGTGCGATCCGCGTAGGCCCCGTAACCGAGCACCCCACCCCGGTAACGCTAATTCAAGTCTCTTTGATTCCCAAACCGCTACCTCCGACACTGCTAAAAACTACCACCCACGGGCCGTCGATCACCACGAAACCTCACGAAACACGAAAACGTCGCCGCGCGGCTACGCCGACGAAACCGCCGTTGCCACGACCTCCCCGACGTCGTCCACCCGGCGGCGTTCGCGGAAAAAAACCGCCGCCGTCGATGAACCACGCGACGACGACGCGCGGGATCGCCGATCCTCCTCCATGCCCGAAAGCAGCGAGTACACCGGCCAGTCGAGCTCCTACGAAAAGACGTCCAGGAGCCAGCCGGACGATAACGAGCACGACGACCATAAGAGGGGTCAGTTCACCAGGAGTCTCAGCAACACCGACGCGCCACAGGACGACAAAGTTGGTGAGTGGACGTTTGCGTTACAATTGTGTATCGATGTCGCAATTCTAGTCTATCTTTTTCTCTCGCCCAACTGTTGTCGCGTTCACGTAATTCTCGTTCGTCAGATGGCAGTTTGAGCGACACGGCGATCGGCTTGAACGTCGAGGACTCCGCGAGAAGGGGTCGCAAGAGCTCGCCCGGCAGTAAAAGCGGAAGCGGAAGCAGCAGCGGCGGCGGTAGCGCAGTGCAGTACCAGTCGGGCCTCGGGAAGAAGAGTAGCAGCACCAGCCAGCTGTCCGCCACAGGTAACACATCGTCACACTAGTCGTTTTTGCTGATTCCACGTCTCGAACGTTGCGTGCGCGCGATGCATTGTTACTTTGCCCGGTAAATACCGATGCATTTCAAGAGCGGTCACGTGAAAGCGATTCGATTACGCGCCATACCTATTCTAACGCGATTACTAGTCTATCTTCTCTGTCTACTTCTTTCTATCTTGGCATCTTAATCTATATAGTCTGTCTCTTTGTAATAT
This sequence is a window from Xylocopa sonorina isolate GNS202 chromosome 6, iyXylSono1_principal, whole genome shotgun sequence. Protein-coding genes within it:
- the Rim gene encoding rab3 interacting molecule isoform X9; this encodes MAAVPDMSHLTPEERSTIEEVIIRQKQEEEKENEIMRRKQDEVKILEERIRACSEKHKKAGVELHATCHICLKTKFADGVGHICNYCSIRCCARCGGKVTLRSNKVIWVCILCRKKQELLSKTGQWMTKAGLSAGENAMMLRGMQDMQVGGPPGLVDQTQDKRPKLERARSAAEKENLPLLLRSGSLLRRQYSQQEQGPGRRLSTSDSGVDMSVPPHWRNLPTPHVAAAYHQTQQPPRHPDAYAEDDPNLYRGEIDGLMKQQNYQRQRPIYPDQNTDLAMTYGQPTVEAGPPRSVVHPPQQHSVHQTQSAHPQQPVAGQGGLQQQRSFSSSEEDRSTPECASDEPDECEKGKGYYHHTGGPTSMSGGGRRQNGPQNGHHNTAAMTIEYNGHHPPREPRKEESTLVRRSFRRSADEWRADSRRFTERRGKKTVRFDGGTNVGGPQEDWSWEADRQGSQDSATKDSGIDTSSTFTSSEDSNRGDLPKHPLSWQVSRDGQKIIGHMVLRKQTGTGSSSSILGLKVVGGKLLEDGSMGAVIEKVKKGSTADIEGQLRPGDEVIKWNGRSLQGKAFREVYDIIAESRQDSEVELLVSRNLSPTTGPATMPAGPTPTTPMASRRIAAQTQWRQKHPETISGPQQPHHKGLKKCILWELYDARREKPSVLVTSPGSPDLHAQGRARHLRHTSGNANVGGSLQVKLSFDPMALRLIVMLICATELTPRSNGQPRNPYAKIFLLPDKSEKSKKRTKTLANTNDPRWNETFVYHGIRRSELRQRALEITVWDYGEYDTNDFLGEVVLELATTCLDDEPEWHQLTGHGEYHHIGYYQEPDDMVITPVDCHLSPPPTTSRLSDSDTSECDITDCDVSREQRRTADGASISSIGSSSRFHNMPSNYKRHYSSPPPERELCVDGEHRSRRDMSPQGRKRAALMIRDQPASISGYQTYRKDDIHGMMGHRSHSAAPMDSPSLRYRGRSQSPTGHRSLSPPEHRSMPYSHGYVPPRFSSRSATATPTGSPKKRQLPLIPMALKERAVQDLEERARFMRHRTRQVHSTYTSSGMGGWERHYSGLSDSDLPSIDQDPLSLPHTYRMHRPRRGHLSPDKDVLGDLGDSDMESIASVTSSAFSTQSERPRASRGLIKMRTPFTRSQTVDENMLRYYSPETSEYSVSEGYILKPEELTGSSKKRIPEIYVEDCLQVDFNDRLIEKFRDRYTSPYMLDPLTRRRSRSWQDRAGRTAKSRHHLFSRGLHDVTDDHGIIRNLDVSLRPRRSFLYTKARSFDYDVLHDHYADRFGIGVRAGTLSRRAKSFEYDTISSNIFSDDSLRTARRKLKKNMAINDAGYGDKIPALGDQSKSYFDSNGDDKVPKILLDREKNYDYMIKQDHKPFYGYDSEFSCGETEIYMPRFDKRNIDTLDLASKGYHSYELSEENSFSSDDQVGLRNVLGREDPTKRKYRDSTFQEHDSLFARDISEKRTKNLDSDICEATNEHIYCSIDEALSAEAYARDRGAVSDLEQYDNQRIAGRSRRRTKSSDSYLENGYDDGYDWNVEYDEGFVDRGRMDDYDERVYDYEDRNVPRADARMYEDYYDRRESAGRSGRRKKRSSQYVESEYISDGYRDYRSAEEYDYQTHSGPECGRADVYLDNTIPRRRRRRSSRRGSRDVGTAVYENLPPYRDTLTSVRNTLTVPTFSESKRLMLHRAESTPILRSDEELSSSDRAERAKRLSRRKRNSSCPEARELRYYDPTRRKDEERSTNFILDSDEDFGSMETVVCADCFRQKNAAMVSEGSSRPVYYGTEQIREGYAEPRYEYEDAQARDYPEPCELVRSGSLRSSQAYRGRRKSSCPECRELAMSSELGRSGSFSRKSDERRPSLESKYRYRRRNSSCPEARDLELLEKRQQQQRQQQAQQHPSQQQQQGSKRNVAISDTLEYYEYSMESESQCSENCGFGPCDPRRPRNRAPHPGNANSSLFDSQTATSDTAKNYHPRAVDHHETSRNTKTSPRGYADETAVATTSPTSSTRRRSRKKTAAVDEPRDDDARDRRSSSMPESSEYTGQSSSYEKTSRSQPDDNEHDDHKRGQFTRSLSNTDAPQDDKVDGSLSDTAIGLNVEDSARRGRKSSPGSKSGSGSSSGGGSAVQYQSGLGKKSSSTSQLSATECGIGGIFVGSGVAEARAGLSSRKRNSTPSSIQRSEEIVPYQRFEPGRQSGSLASDTAGSLNSISSSEGSSWSPSLRMTGETGQLRDFIEDLGPGQVVGRQALGARCLGEIQLSLTQKKGYLEVEVIRAKDLKPKQGTKAIPAPYVKVYLVNGKKCIAKAKTAAAGRKTLEPFYQQSLAFRENCRGCILQVTVWGDYGRFEGRKVFMGIAQIVLDELNLNELVFGWYKLFGNISLVSGPPSVALSRRSSATSLESFKI